The genomic segment GGCCCTCAGCACCCGCGCGGGCTCCAGCGCCCCCCGGAAGCGGTAGACCAGGCGCAGGTGGGTGAAGACCTTGGGGTCGCCCGTCGACTGTTCGGCCTCGATCTCCACCGTGAAGGCCTCCAGGGGCTGGCGCATCTTGTCGAGGATGGAGACCACGTCGATGCCCGTGCAGCCGCCAAGGCCGGCCAGGACCGCCTCCTTCGGCCGCACGGGCGCGGGGGCCGACGCCTCGTCCACCTCCTCCAGGCTCCGCCCCCCCGCTCCCTGCACCTC from the Bacillota bacterium genome contains:
- a CDS encoding OsmC family protein, which gives rise to MAALAATVEWRGGTGFVARTGSGGRVEIRAAGEVQGAGGRSLEEVDEASAPAPVRPKEAVLAGLGGCTGIDVVSILDKMRQPLEAFTVEIEAEQSTGDPKVFTHLRLVYRFRGALEPARVLRAVRLSQEKYCGVLAMLAQTASVETRVELNGAELEYEPSRVAARGTA